The sequence below is a genomic window from Microbacterium sp. SORGH_AS_0888.
ACGTGAACCTCCCCGCGGGCACGCTCATCGTGGCCCGGACAATGCCTACGATATTGGCGACAATATCGTCGTGACAATCCTGGCAGCGGAAGTTCGCCGGATCAGCTCCCGGCGAGGTCTTCGCGCAGGTAGCGGGCGTACCCGCCCGGCGTGCGTCCCACCTGACGCCCGCTCGTGCGCACGGGGGCGTCGTCGGAGGCGACCACGCGGGCGCCCAGACGACGTGCGGCGGCGACGACCTCGACATCCTCGTGCTCCTCGAGCGGGGCGAATCCGCCGGCCCGCAGCAGCACGGAGGCCCGCAGGCCGAGGCTCGCGCCGTGCACGTGTCCGTTCGCTCGCCCCGGCGTGTAGCGCCGCCACCAGGCCTCGATGCGGTGCACGTCGAGGTCGCGGAAGTCGGGCCGCACCGTGCCGACGAACACGTCCGCGCCGCTCGCCGCGAGCGCCAGCTGGTGGCACAGCCAGTTCGGCGGAACTACCGAGTCGCCGTCGGTGTGCGCGGTCCAGATCTCGGCCGGGTCGAGCCCCGCGAGTCCGGCGAGGGATGCCGCGACCCCCGCGCCCCGCGCCGCGCCGACGCTGCGGGCGTCGAGGTGCCGCACGTGGACGCCGGCGTCCTCGGCGATCCGGGCCGACGCGTCGGAGCAGGCGTCGAGCACGACCCAGGTCTGCGTCCTCACGGCGGGATGCCGCATCCGGGCCTCCGCCGAGGCGACCTCGAGGGCCGCCAGGCACTCGCCGAGGAGCTCCTCCTCGTCGTGCACCGGCACGATGACCGCGAGCGCGCCGATCATTCCGGCACCGCCGCATGCGCGCCGGGACGCCCGAGCACGTCGAGCACGAAGGACTCCTCGCGATGGCGCGACAGACGGCGCCAGCCGCCGCGGCGCACGACGGCGGCGTGCACGGCGTCGCCGGTGAGCGGCGCCCCCTCGATCGGCGCGCGCCAGTGGCAGAGCACCAGCACGGCGTCGTCGGTCGCGCAGGCCTCGATGCGATCGAGCGCGAGCGCGAGCCGCTCGGCGCTCCAGTAGTACCCGAGCTCCGAGAGCACCACCAGGTCGAACGTGCCCTCGGGCCACTCCTCCGGCAGCTCGCGCCGCACGAACGCGACATGGGAGGGAGCCCCGTGTGCGCGGGCGCGGGCGAGCGCGGTCTCGGCCGCGTCGACCGCGACGACGCAGGCCGCGCGCTCGGCGAGCTCGCGCGTCACGGCGCCGCTCGCGCACCCGAGCTCCAGAGCGGCGGCGAACCGCTCACGGGGGAGTGCCGCCAGCAGGAGAGCGCGTTTGCGACGCTCGTACCACCGGGACTCGAGGCCCCAGGGGTCGTCGTGCCGGGCGTGGAACTCCTCGAAGTCGGCGACCGAGGGACCCGGCTCGGACGCGCGCGCCGAAGGAGCCACGAACACCTCGACGTCGCGGGCGAAGTGCGCGAGCGTGTTCGCGTGCAGGATGGGGCCCTCGTCGTCCGTGGGCTCCCACTGGCTCGCGTACTCGGTGACGGCGCGTTCCTTGGCGATCCGCGCCGACTCCTCGGGCGCGAGGATCCGCCAGTCGCTCGGGTCCACCTCCGCCGGGCGCGCCCAGTGCCACATCCAGATCGGATAGCCGACGACCGCGACGCCGGTGTGGGCCAGCGACACGGCGATCTCCCCCAGCACGCGGTGGTCGCGGTGTCCATCGCCCCACCAGGGAGCGACGAGCATGACCCGCTCGTCGGCGTACGGGGCCAGGGCGGCGGCGACCGCATCCGTCACCTCGGCACGTGCCTCGCGGATGCCGCCGTCGGCGACGCCGAGGAAGGCGACGGCCGGATCGAGGGCCAGGCGGTGGAGGGCCCCGATGGTCTCCGCGCGGCGGCGACGCCGCACACCGGCCGGGTCGGGGGAGCCCGGGTGCGAGCCCTCCCCGTCGGTGACCACGATCACCGAGACGGGGATGCCGGCGGCCGAGGCATGGGCGATGAGACCGCCCGCGCCGAGCGTCTCGTCGTCGGGGTGCGCGGACAGCACCACGACCCGGTCCACGGCGAGATCGAGCGGGGCCGCCCCCTGCCAGGGCGCCGCCTCCCGCCACGCCTGCTCGGGCGTGCCCGGCTCACGGTGGTCGAAGCGGACGCTCATGCGGCGTCCGATCCGGCGATCCGGGCCAGTCGTGCGAGGTCGCGGTCGCCGTGGTCCTGGCGCACGTACAGCTCGAGGTCGGCGACGCGGCGTGCGTGCGCCTCGTCCGAGACGACCGGCCCGGGGCCGAGCGCGCGCCGTTCGAGCTCGAGGATGCGGCGGACGGCATCCGCGACCACCGCACGCGTGCGCGCGGCGAGGAGCCTCGCCTCGGCACCGGTCGCGCCCGCGTCGACGCGCGCGGCCGCGTGGTCGAGGGCGAGGCCGGCGGACCAGTGGAGGGCATCCGCCGTGCCGGCCGCGACCTGGGACACCTGGTCGGCGCCCTCACGCTCGGCCGCGCGCCGCAGGGCGTCGACGACCGGGGCCGCGCCGCCCCACCACACGGCGGCCACCGACATCCCGCCCCAGGAGAACCCCGGACGCCGCAGGTACCACCCGGGCTCGCCGATCGGCGCCGCCGGCGCTCCGCGGAGCTCGATCGGCGCGCTGACGACGCGCGGCAGGCCCCGCGCGTGCCACGGGCCGTCCGCGGCTGTGACCTCCGGTCTCCGCAGGTCGATCGCGAAGAGCCCGCGGTCCTCGCCCACCCAGGCGGTCACGAGCGCATGGCTGAGCACCCCCGCGAGCGAGCACCACGGCTTCACCCCGGTGAGGCGCCATGCTCCGCCATCGGCCTCGGCGCGGAGGGGTCGGT
It includes:
- a CDS encoding acyl-CoA dehydrogenase family protein: MSPDDDLRLALARAVETGAAAPLPGEDTAALWRLLAETAREDVALARVLEPHLDALAILAQARTAGVDADGALRAVDAGPDATWGVFAAEGGDRPLRAEADGGAWRLTGVKPWCSLAGVLSHALVTAWVGEDRGLFAIDLRRPEVTAADGPWHARGLPRVVSAPIELRGAPAAPIGEPGWYLRRPGFSWGGMSVAAVWWGGAAPVVDALRRAAEREGADQVSQVAAGTADALHWSAGLALDHAAARVDAGATGAEARLLAARTRAVVADAVRRILELERRALGPGPVVSDEAHARRVADLELYVRQDHGDRDLARLARIAGSDAA
- a CDS encoding glycosyltransferase family 2 protein, whose product is MIGALAVIVPVHDEEELLGECLAALEVASAEARMRHPAVRTQTWVVLDACSDASARIAEDAGVHVRHLDARSVGAARGAGVAASLAGLAGLDPAEIWTAHTDGDSVVPPNWLCHQLALAASGADVFVGTVRPDFRDLDVHRIEAWWRRYTPGRANGHVHGASLGLRASVLLRAGGFAPLEEHEDVEVVAAARRLGARVVASDDAPVRTSGRQVGRTPGGYARYLREDLAGS
- a CDS encoding bifunctional PIG-L family deacetylase/class I SAM-dependent methyltransferase, with protein sequence MSVRFDHREPGTPEQAWREAAPWQGAAPLDLAVDRVVVLSAHPDDETLGAGGLIAHASAAGIPVSVIVVTDGEGSHPGSPDPAGVRRRRRAETIGALHRLALDPAVAFLGVADGGIREARAEVTDAVAAALAPYADERVMLVAPWWGDGHRDHRVLGEIAVSLAHTGVAVVGYPIWMWHWARPAEVDPSDWRILAPEESARIAKERAVTEYASQWEPTDDEGPILHANTLAHFARDVEVFVAPSARASEPGPSVADFEEFHARHDDPWGLESRWYERRKRALLLAALPRERFAAALELGCASGAVTRELAERAACVVAVDAAETALARARAHGAPSHVAFVRRELPEEWPEGTFDLVVLSELGYYWSAERLALALDRIEACATDDAVLVLCHWRAPIEGAPLTGDAVHAAVVRRGGWRRLSRHREESFVLDVLGRPGAHAAVPE